In Chaetodon trifascialis isolate fChaTrf1 chromosome 6, fChaTrf1.hap1, whole genome shotgun sequence, one DNA window encodes the following:
- the LOC139333062 gene encoding rab5 GDP/GTP exchange factor-like, which translates to MWTDKQRGIRVSQEELLCKNACGYYGNPAWQGFCSKCWRERARQAGAPRQDARPSNDGTPLTFSKFEEKKNTEKGRRINTMRRLFWGSPSPPKRQDSPEGYTNVLKAYQSLKPGDFTTFLKTLRSPSSQRLQSRCTAFLNTMEAYHDLPVQKQSDLVQDFYQSFAEYFSSLPEAQVTQIMEHVEKLIMTRLHKWVFCHDSCDDEQKDLALQRRIRSLNWVTPQMLSVPFPDKQTAVSGDPFLPAITAIIEMDAKRAPQDKLACVSKCSQHVFEALSTSNSEPANADDFLSGLIYVVLKANPPRLHSNMQYVIRFGLPHSLMAGESGYYFTNLSCAMAFIEKLDGPALNLSPEEFEGYMLRQHAPSVGEKRRQVVSDTQHLLEELKGRQEKLDQGVDTLNVELNKWVQAVHSQLDEATTQFALVQKEITAQTELSQAFSSSSHTASLQGDDNDQSVLVLTDLHAGPKDTDC; encoded by the exons ATGTGGACAGACAAGCAAAGAGGAATCAGAGTTTCTCAGGAGGAGCTGCTCTGCAAGAACGCCTGTGGGTATTATGGAAACCCTGCATGGCAGGGCTTCTGCTCCAagtgctggagagagagagcacgtCAAGCTGGAGCCCCGAGACAAGACGCAAG GCCGAGCAATGATGGAACTCCTCTCACCTTCTCAAAAtttgaggagaagaaaaacacagagaaaggtCGTCGAATTAACACCATGAGGAGACTCTTCTGGGGCAGCCCTTCGCCTCCAAAACGTCAAG ACTCTCCTGAAGGCTATACAAATGTGTTAAAAGCCTACCAGAGCCTTAAGCCCGGGGACTTTACAACCTTCCTAAAGACGCTTCGGAGCCCTTCCTCCCAGCGCTTGCAGTCCCGATGTACAGCTTTCCTCAACACAATGGAGGCTTACCAT GATCTGCCGGTACAGAAGCAGTCAGATCTTGTGCAAGATTTCTACCAGTCTTTTGCTGAATATTTTAGCA GTTTACCTGAGGCTCAGGTCACTCAGATAATGGAGCATGTGGAGAAGTTAATAATGACACGGTTGCACAAATGGGTTTTCTGCCACGACAGCTGTGATGACGAACAGAAGGACCTGGCTCTCCAGAGAAGGATACG CTCCTTAAACTGGGTTACTCCGCAGATGCTGAGCGTACCTTTTCCTGATAAACAGACCGCCGTCTCAGGCGACCCCTTTCTGCCTGCTATAACAG CCATAATTGAGATGGATGCCAAACGAGCACCTCAGGACAAACTTGCATGTGTGTCCAAATGCAGTCAGCATGTCTTTGAAGCACTCTCCACCTCGAACAGCGAGCCCGCTAACGCtgatgacttcctgtcaggcctaATTTACGTGGTGCTGAAGGCCAATCCGCCTCGCCTACACTCCAACATGCAATATGTGATCCGTTTTGGTCTCCCGCATAGTCTGATGGCCGGAGAGAGCGGCTACTATTTCACAAATTTG TCCTGTGCAATGGCCTTCATTGAAAAACTGGATGGACCAGCACTCAACCTCAGTCCAGAAGAGTTTGAGGGCTACATGCTGCGTCAGCATGCTCCCTCTGTAGGAGAGAAGAGGCGGCAGGTTGTCAGTGACACACAACACCTGTTAGAAGAGCTAAAAGGCAGGCAGGAGAAGCTGGACCAAGGGGTGGATACTCTCAACGTGGAGCTAAATAAATGGGTCCAGGCAGTTCATTCACAGCTGGATGAGGCAACGACCCAGTTTGCTCTGGTCCAGAAGGAGATAACCGCTCAGACTGAGCTGTCACAGgctttttcatcctcttctcaTACTGCATCACTGCAGGGGGATGACAATGACCAGTCAGTGCTGGTGCTCACGGATCTACATGCAGGTCCAAAAGATACAGACTGTTAG
- the psmd9 gene encoding 26S proteasome non-ATPase regulatory subunit 9, giving the protein MKMTEENSSGNSEITMEDVKNLIKKKDEIEEQIKAYYDVLEDQGVGVEGPLVDEEGYPRADVNLYQIRTARHNISCLQNDHKAIMVEIEEALHKLHAREKAKREQDEAQAQGEAMEQQVTLPPPFARVDAVTQGSPACGAGLRVGDEVIEFGSVNSQNFQNLQNIASVVQHSEGKPLRVTVIREGQKAQMSLTPQRWSGRGLLGCNIVPIHR; this is encoded by the exons ATGAagatgacagaggaaaacagtTCTGGAAACTCTGAAATAACAATGGAAGATGTAAAAAACCTTATTAAGAAGAAAGATGAAATTGAAGAGCAGATAAAAGCGTATTACGATGTTCTGGAGGAC CAAGGTGTCGGAGTTGAGGGACCCTTGGTTGACGAAGAGGGCTACCCCCGAGCAGATGTTAATTTATACCAGATCAGGACAGCAAGACACAATATTTCAT GCCTGCAGAACGATCACAAGGCCATCATGGTGGAGATAGAAGAAGCCCTTCACAAGCTGCACGCTCGAGAGAAAGCCAAGCGGGAGCAGGATGAGGCACAAGCCCAGGGGGAGGCGATGGAGCAGCAGgtcactcttcctcctccctttgcACGGGTGGATGCTGTGACACAAGGCTCCCCCGCCTGCGGAGCT GGGCTCAGAGTTGGTGATGAGGTGATTGAGTTTGGTTCTGTGAACTCGCAGAACTTTCAGAACCTCCAGAACATCGCGTCTGTGGTTCAGCACAGTGAGGGG AAACCATTACGTGTCACAGTCATCCGGGAGGGCCAGAAAGCTCAGATGAGCCTGACTCCACAGCGGTGGTCAGGCAGAGGTCTGCTGGG ATGCAACATTGTTCCAATCCATCGATGA